From a single Ascaphus truei isolate aAscTru1 chromosome 2, aAscTru1.hap1, whole genome shotgun sequence genomic region:
- the LOC142488335 gene encoding uncharacterized protein LOC142488335 isoform X3, with translation MGEVVTFPVDGFPVVVPESLEIKSETDTEDNLITIKSEIDSFPVGENCLNEEQIWSSDMSRSWLTPRLPEEPTKNYSYHMLDTCKEPLPYDGAFTGLVHTREQAFTCTESGKSFSLKGKLLSHQRIHTVEKPFNCTECGKQLSTKRSLLNHQRIHTGEKRFTCAVCGKRLSTKSSLLNHQRVHTGEKPFTCEECGKQLSSKEYLLKHQNIHTGEISFTCAECGKSFSLKSSLLKHQNIHTGLKPFTCAECGKRFSVKISLLIHERIHTGEKPFTCTECGKQFSIQSRLIRHERIHTGIKPFTCTVCGKGFSQKYNLLIHERIHTGEKPITCTVCGKQFREKSSFLKHHRIHTGENLFTCTECGKQFNIKGDLLNHQKIHTGEKPFTCTECGKQFSIKGDLLKHQKIHTGEKPFRCTVCGKTFSSKYSLLTHEMIHTGEKPFTCAECGKSFSQKMYLLSHHKIHTGEKPFKCTECGKQFSIKGDLLKHQSIHTGEKPFTCTECGKGFSHKMYLLSHNRSHTGEKPFTCTECGKQFGHQSSFRKHRRIHTGEKPFKCTECGKQFSIKGRLHRHQKIHTGEKPFTCTVCRKTFAFKQNLLAHEMIHTGEKPFKCAVCGKCFSQKMYLLSHNRIHTGEKPFTCSQCGKQFRHRSSFCKHRSIHTGEKAFTRT, from the coding sequence agaACTGCCTGAATGAGGAGCAAATCTGGAGCTCTGATATGTCCAGAAGTTGGCTGACTCCCCGCCTCCCAGAAGAGCCGACAAAGAATTATTCCTACCACATGTTGGACACATGCAAGGAACCATTGCCATATGATGGTGCATTTACAGGCCTTGTCCACACTAGGGAGCAAGCCTTTACCTGTACAGAAAGTGGGAAAAGTTTTTCACTGAAGGGTAAACTCCTttcacaccagaggattcacacagtggaGAAACCATTTaattgtacagagtgtgggaaacagttaAGTACTAAGAGGAGCCTCCTTaatcaccagaggattcatacaggggagaaacgtTTCACATGTGCAGTGTGTGGGAAACGGTTAAGTACTAAGAGCAGCCTTCTCAATCATCAGAGGGTTCATACTGGGGAGAAACCTTTTACATGTgaagagtgtgggaaacaattaaGTAGTAAGGAATACCTCCTCAAACATCAGaatattcatacaggggagatatCTTTCACttgtgcagagtgtgggaaaagcttttcgcTGAAAAGCAGCCTCCTCAAGCACCAGAATATTCATACAGGGctgaaacctttcacatgtgcagagtgtggtaAAAGGTTTTCGGTGAAGATAAGCCTCCTCATacatgagaggattcacacaggggagaaacctttcacatgtacagagtgtgggaaacaattcagtattcaGAGCAGGCTAATCagacatgagcggattcatacagggataaaacctttcacatgtacagtgtgtgggaaaggcTTTTCACAGAAATACAACCTCCTCATTcatgagaggattcacacaggggagaaacctatcacatgtacagtgtgtgggaaacaattcagggAGAAGAGCAGCTTCCTCAAACACcacaggattcacacaggggagaatcttttcacgtgtacagagtgtgggaaacaattcaataTTAAGGGAGACCTTCTCAATCACCagaagattcacacaggggagaaacctttcacttgtacagagtgtgggaaacaattcagtattaagggAGACCTTCTCAAACATCAGAaaattcacacaggggagaaacctttcagatgtacagtgtgtgggaaaaccTTTTCTTCTAAGTATAGCCTCCTCACACATgagatgattcatacaggggagaaacctttcacatgtgcagagtgtgggaaaagcttttcacagaagatGTACCTCCTCTCACACCATAAGATTCACACAGGTGAAAAACCTTTTAAATGTACAGAGTGTGgcaaacaattcagtattaagggAGACCTCCTCAAACACCAAAGTATTCACAccggggagaaacctttcacatgtacagagtgtgggaaaggctTTTCACATAAGATGTACCTCCTCTCACACAACAGGAGTCACACAGGGGAAAAACCTTTTACATGTAcggagtgtgggaaacaatttggGCATCAGAGTAGCTTCCGCAAACACCGCAGGATTCACACgggggagaaacctttcaaatgcacagagtgtgggaaacaattcagtattaagggACGCCTCCACAGACATCagaagattcacacaggggagaaacctttcacatgtacagtgtgtcgAAAAACATTTGCTTTTAAGCAGAACCTCCTGGCACACGAgatgattcacacaggggagaaaccttttaaATGTGCAGTGTGTGGGAAATGCTTTTCACAGAAGATGTACCTCCTCTCACACAACAggattcacacaggagagaaaccttTTACATGTTcacagtgtgggaaacaattcaggcATAGGAGCAGCTTCTGCAAACACAGAAgtattcacacaggggagaaagctTTCACACGTACATAG